In Hylaeus volcanicus isolate JK05 unplaced genomic scaffold, UHH_iyHylVolc1.0_haploid 12237, whole genome shotgun sequence, the genomic stretch ATGCTGTCTTTTTGGATctaaaagaaaaggaaaccgAATTGAGTAATTCCGAAAAAGAAACTGTTTCGCAACAAATCGAAAAGACTCTACCTACAAAGCTTGAAACATCCTGTCCGCCAAATATAGTAAAAGACTATTTAAACGAACAGGCAGCCGTGTGTGAAAAATCTCGAAAAGAAGACGTATTACTTCCGAATACCTCTAATTCTCTTGAAACGAACGATTTACAAAGTAAAgcatttctaattaattcaaattattaaatagttttatttttgattgaCAGATATGGGATCCTGGATTCATCCTAGTGAACCAGAAACTTCCGATCGATTATCTTGCTTTTTAAATCTTTCTCCAAAACAACTTGCCAATATGTTACTTGAATCCGTTGGATTCTCCAACGATTCTACCTTATGCATTGAAAAATCATCCGGGGGTAACAGTTCCCAAACAGTAAAATCTCTTGCCCCTCTGCAAGCAGCGCCCTCGTTAGCGGCTGCCACATCTGCTGCCGCAACTCTTTTGGGTTTCTCACCGAATGATTCCTGTATTAATAACACATTTATTAAACCAAcacttttaaatgaaacgtttgGTAAGCCATGATTCTTAGATTTTGTTTCAACAGAATGACGGTACTTTACTCATTCATTGGCTAGACTTGACTCATTCACTAGCTGAGTTTGACTCATTCACTAGCTGAGTTTGACTCATTCATTGGCTAGACTTGACTCGGTCATTGGCTAGACTTGACTCATTCACTAGCTGAGTTTGACTCATTCATTGGCTAGACTTGACTCGGTCATTGGCTAGACTTGACTCGGTCATTGGCTAGACTTGACTCATTCACTAGCTGAGTTTGACTCATTCACTAGCTGAGTTTGACTCATTCACTAGCTGAGTTTGACTCATTCATTGGCTAGACTTGACTCGGTCATTGGCTAGACTTGACTCATTCACTAGCTGAGTTTGACTCATTCACTAGCTGAGTTTGACTCATTCGCTAGCTGAGTTTGACTCGGTCATTGCATGTGGTTGACTCATCCAGTGGCACTGTACGACTTGGCTAATGTCTGTGCTCTACTAAAcggataaatttcaattcatttgaCTTTCTGTTGTTTGGTGAAGGTTTCTATTCGGATTTATCGTCTCAAACGTCTACGAATAGTGTGAATCCTTTGAATAAACAgaggaatgaaaattttttgttaGGTGACGTATCGAGTAGATCTTATATTGAATCGCAGCAAGTAGTTGTTGAGGAACATGGTCCGACTAGTAGCAAAGGGTCATACGTAGAAGagattcatttgaaaaatgtgtctCATGAAGAGAGACCTCTTACTgaaaaagaatacttttcCTCTCcgtctaaaaatatttatagtcaTACGACGTTAGAAAAtgtagaagaaaaaagttttattttccctTTAAGAGAAGCGAATTCCGGTAGTATAGGAACGCGTCAATTGAGTTTCTAGCATTCTGTTTTCCTTCTTATAGATAGTCACAAAAGTTCAACATGTTCTGATAATCttgtatcgtttaaaaatccTAGTGAATCTTTAATTTGGTCGAATACATCTTATAGTCTTCCACAAGGCACACAAGACTTGCCGTATCGCTCGTCATCACCCTGCGGAAGTTCGAAACTCACTTTAAGCTTTCCACAAAACCCACCATGTTCTGACATGAAAGAGACTGTTGTGAAAAAGAATGTCTCTGTTGATAGTAATGAAGAACAGTATGCCTTACACGTGTGTAAAACAAATGTGACGCCATCTTCTTCTCTTAATGGAATGTTTACGTCGTCTGCTCCTTTAATCATGGAGAATGACTCGACAAGATCCACTACTAAAACATCTTTGCCTTTTCCAGCCAGTTCCTCCTTTTCAGAAACATTAGAAGATGGATTTCAAGGCGATGATGATTTATGGTATAGAAGGCCTGATGTGGATGATAGATGTTTGGAACAATTATGTGATTTGGTTCAgttaaaaaaacatgaaaaaaatagtaaagtaaaaaaagaattgaagatAACATAAAGTTttaacaatttgttttttagttATTTGTTGAGTATGAACGTGGAGTATCGTTTCCTTTAGGAGAAGGAGGAAGAGAACTTTTACGTGCTTGTTTAAATGTGAAAGGTTGTAAAGGAAGACGTTTGCAAGGTGCATCAGTTCctgttcttttaaaattagctTATGATTGGTAAGATTAATGTTTgcgttattttaaaaaaaaaaatcaatttttttattaaattcgttttaaaattaaagggGTTTATGGAATATTGCTATtcgcataaaaattgaacgcgTTACAGGAGATTTATGCCCTAAACATGAAGCATTTGTTCGTTTCAAAGCAATGCAAGTCAGTTTTCTATTATTGAATTAATCTGTATCCAATTCTAtaatgtgtttttattttaaagtctCATTtgcgtaaatatttgaaacgagAACAAATGCATACAGAACGTGATGGGACAGGACAAATTACAGATATCCGTTTCGAGTGAGTCGTATAGTCTCGTTAACatatgaaaattctattttcggTCGACGCGGTTTTTTagagaaatgaaatacttgaccTTAGGAAAAGAAGGtagagaaaaattaagaacacAATTGCGACGTCTTCATGATAGAAATCCTTATTGTATGGTAAACTAAGTTGTGTGTAAAAACCAACATGTTTTTTCTataccaatgttttttttttgaattattaggATGCTTTATTAGAACGATATGGATTCAAATATTCTGAACTTCGCAATGCAACTGTACCACAACTTTTGAAAATGGCACATATTTGTTGTATGTGGAATGAAGTGATAGATGCTTGTAAAAAACAAGAAGCGAAACGAGATTGTCGGTTTGTTCAAAAACAGGATAAAATTCCAGTATTATCAAGACATTGGATGAATACGTTTTCatcaaaacaaaatgaaacgtCGTTTCCTTCTATACAATCAGTTTGTACAAAGTGGGCTCCTACGTCAACAGCGTCAGTCGCTTTTTCGAGCGTTCCGATTGGGACACTCTCGAGTGAACCTTCGAATTCCCCGCAACAAACGCATCCTTCACAGTATACAGAAACAATGCTTCATTCACAAACCACAAGACATTCGTCATCTTCTAATTCTACCATATCACCATCCAAACGTCACCAATCTTTAGAAACCCTTCCATCTTTATCTTCTGCGTTCTCCGCTAAGCGTAAGTGTTttgataacaaattttgtttttacttttttcttgtCAAAGACACTGAGAACCTGTTCCAATCAAACGAAACGACACCTAACCATTACGCAACTGTTGATTCGAATCCGCTCCCTTGTAA encodes the following:
- the LOC128884233 gene encoding uncharacterized protein LOC128884233; this encodes MDQKYIDEWECACVLLMHNRSGMQGSHFSGDLSNRWSCENFQECFILKKNQQKNALHIENKMTNSFVDVQPSSKRLCLDVLQSHPKTNKENYICNESMYENKTKGLHSFQKSLFKEKKNQSSVNKEHYSLDQLTSCELADVPKTGLCNDALKQESFNNTRNKNSCTSSPIYRNTNVQVNTFWKENDFNLNGLPTLSHPVALNDAVFLDLKEKETELSNSEKETVSQQIEKTLPTKLETSCPPNIVKDYLNEQAAVCEKSRKEDVLLPNTSNSLETNDLQNMGSWIHPSEPETSDRLSCFLNLSPKQLANMLLESVGFSNDSTLCIEKSSGGNSSQTVKSLAPLQAAPSLAAATSAAATLLGFSPNDSCINNTFIKPTLLNETFGFYSDLSSQTSTNSVNPLNKQRNENFLLGDVSSRSYIESQQVVVEEHGPTSSKGSYVEEIHLKNVSHEERPLTEKEYFSSPSKNIYSHTTLENVEEKSFIFPLREANSDSHKSSTCSDNLVSFKNPSESLIWSNTSYSLPQGTQDLPYRSSSPCGSSKLTLSFPQNPPCSDMKETVVKKNVSVDSNEEQYALHVCKTNVTPSSSLNGMFTSSAPLIMENDSTRSTTKTSLPFPASSSFSETLEDGFQGDDDLWYRRPDVDDRCLEQLCDLVQLKKHEKNSKLFVEYERGVSFPLGEGGRELLRACLNVKGCKGRRLQGASVPVLLKLAYDWGLWNIAIRIKIERVTGDLCPKHEAFVRFKAMQSHLRKYLKREQMHTERDGTGQITDIRFEEMKYLTLGKEGREKLRTQLRRLHDRNPYCMDALLERYGFKYSELRNATVPQLLKMAHICCMWNEVIDACKKQEAKRDCRFVQKQDKIPVLSRHWMNTFSSKQNETSFPSIQSVCTKWAPTSTASVAFSSVPIGTLSSEPSNSPQQTHPSQYTETMLHSQTTRHSSSSNSTISPSKRHQSLETLPSLSSAFSAKHTENLFQSNETTPNHYATVDSNPLPCNADEQLKASMPQCSVNINEKSTYDKEKVDVNPLSQVASEYKDDIKEALVSNQHDYSRTSDRSYFRSVIHGQSICSITSY